Proteins encoded by one window of Arabidopsis thaliana chromosome 2, partial sequence:
- the ALG3 gene encoding asparagine-linked glycosylation 3 (asparagine-linked glycosylation 3 (ALG3); CONTAINS InterPro DOMAIN/s: Glycosyltransferase, ALG3 (InterPro:IPR007873); Has 35333 Blast hits to 34131 proteins in 2444 species: Archae - 798; Bacteria - 22429; Metazoa - 974; Fungi - 991; Plants - 531; Viruses - 0; Other Eukaryotes - 9610 (source: NCBI BLink).), whose amino-acid sequence MAGASSPASLRASRSRRLGKETNRSDLFKKPAVPFAFALILADAILVALIIAYVPYTKIDWDAYMSQVSGFLGGERDYGNLKGDTGPLVYPAGFLYVYSAVQNLTGGEVYPAQILFGVLYIVNLGIVLIIYVKTDVVPWWALSLLCLSKRIHSIFVLRLFNDCFAMTLLHASMALFLYRKWHLGMLVFSGAVSVKMNVLLYAPTLLLLLLKAMNIIGVVSALAGAALVQILVGLPFLITYPVSYIANAFDLGRVFIHFWSVNFKFVPERVFVSKEFAVCLLIAHLFLLVAFANYKWCKHEGGIIGFMRSRHFFLTLPSSLSFSDVSASRIITKEHVVTAMFVGNFIGIVFARSLHYQFYSWYFYSLPYLLWRTPFPTWLR is encoded by the exons atGGCGGGCGCCTCATCACCGGCGAGTTTGAGAGCTTCTCGTAGCCGTCGGCTGGGGAAGGAGACGAATCGATCCGATCTATTCAAAAAACCTGCAGTTCCATTCGCATTCGCGCTAATTCTTGCTGATGCAATCCTAGTCGCACTTATTATCGCCTATGTTCCAT ACACGAAGATCGATTGGGATGCTTACATGTCACAG GTTAGTGGGTTTCTCGGGGGAGAGAGAGACTATGGGAACTTGAAAGGCGATACAGGGCCATTGGTTTATCCAGCAGGTTTCCTCTATGTTTACTCTGCAGTGCAGAACTTAACTGGAGGGGAAGTCTACCCTGCTCAG ATTCTTTTTGGTGTTCTCTACATTGTCAATCTGGGGATCGTCTTGATCATCTACGTGAAGACTGATGTG GTGCCATGGTGGGCATTAAGTCTACTATGTTTATCCAAGAGGATACATTCAATCTTTGTTCTCCGTCTCTTTAATGATTGTTTTGCCATGACTCTCCTACATGCATCAAtggctctctttctctatcgtAAATGGCATCTAGGGATGCTTGTTTTCAG TGGAGCTGTTTCTGTAAAGATGAATGTACTTTTGTATGCTCCAACTTTGTTACTTCTGCTACTTAAG GCCATGAATATCATTGGAGTGGTGTCTGCTTTGGCTGGTGCAGCTCTTGTTCAG ATACTCGTGGGACTGCCGTTTCTGATAACATATCCGGTTTCATACATAGCAAACGCCTTTGATCTTGGACGTGTTTTCATTCATTTCTG GTCTGTTAACTTCAAATTTGTTCCAGAACGAGTTTTTGTGTCCAAAGAATTTGCAGTATGCTTGCTCATTGCTCACCTTTTTCTCCTTGTGGCGTTCGCAAATTATAAGTGGTGCAA GCATGAAGGCGGGATTATAGGCTTCATGCGTTCTAGGCATTTCTTCTTGACACTTCCGTCTTCACTCTCGTTCAGTGATGTATCAGCCTCACGGATTATTACGAAAGAAC ATGTCGTCACGGCCATGTTTGTTGGGAATTTCATCGGCATTGTATTTGCTCGCTCTCTGCACTACCAGTTCTACTCATG GTACTTCTATTCGCTACCTTATCTACTATGGAGAACACCGTTTCCCACTTGGCTGCGGTAA
- the ALG3 gene encoding asparagine-linked glycosylation 3, protein MAGASSPASLRASRSRRLGKETNRSDLFKKPAVPFAFALILADAILVALIIAYVPYTKIDWDAYMSQVSGFLGGERDYGNLKGDTGPLVYPAGFLYVYSAVQNLTGGEVYPAQILFGVLYIVNLGIVLIIYVKTDVVPWWALSLLCLSKRIHSIFVLRLFNDCFAMTLLHASMALFLYRKWHLGMLVFSGAVSVKMNVLLYAPTLLLLLLKAMNIIGVVSALAGAALVQILVGLPFLITYPVSYIANAFDLGRVFIHFWSVNFKFVPERVFVSKEFAVCLLIAHLFLLVAFANYKWCKHEGGIIGFMRSRHFFLTLPSSLSFSDVSASRIITKEHVVTAMFVGNFIGIVFARSLHYQFYSWYFYSLPYLLWRTPFPTWLRLIMFLGIELCWNVYPSTPSSSGLLLCLHLIIL, encoded by the exons atGGCGGGCGCCTCATCACCGGCGAGTTTGAGAGCTTCTCGTAGCCGTCGGCTGGGGAAGGAGACGAATCGATCCGATCTATTCAAAAAACCTGCAGTTCCATTCGCATTCGCGCTAATTCTTGCTGATGCAATCCTAGTCGCACTTATTATCGCCTATGTTCCAT ACACGAAGATCGATTGGGATGCTTACATGTCACAG GTTAGTGGGTTTCTCGGGGGAGAGAGAGACTATGGGAACTTGAAAGGCGATACAGGGCCATTGGTTTATCCAGCAGGTTTCCTCTATGTTTACTCTGCAGTGCAGAACTTAACTGGAGGGGAAGTCTACCCTGCTCAG ATTCTTTTTGGTGTTCTCTACATTGTCAATCTGGGGATCGTCTTGATCATCTACGTGAAGACTGATGTG GTGCCATGGTGGGCATTAAGTCTACTATGTTTATCCAAGAGGATACATTCAATCTTTGTTCTCCGTCTCTTTAATGATTGTTTTGCCATGACTCTCCTACATGCATCAAtggctctctttctctatcgtAAATGGCATCTAGGGATGCTTGTTTTCAG TGGAGCTGTTTCTGTAAAGATGAATGTACTTTTGTATGCTCCAACTTTGTTACTTCTGCTACTTAAG GCCATGAATATCATTGGAGTGGTGTCTGCTTTGGCTGGTGCAGCTCTTGTTCAG ATACTCGTGGGACTGCCGTTTCTGATAACATATCCGGTTTCATACATAGCAAACGCCTTTGATCTTGGACGTGTTTTCATTCATTTCTG GTCTGTTAACTTCAAATTTGTTCCAGAACGAGTTTTTGTGTCCAAAGAATTTGCAGTATGCTTGCTCATTGCTCACCTTTTTCTCCTTGTGGCGTTCGCAAATTATAAGTGGTGCAA GCATGAAGGCGGGATTATAGGCTTCATGCGTTCTAGGCATTTCTTCTTGACACTTCCGTCTTCACTCTCGTTCAGTGATGTATCAGCCTCACGGATTATTACGAAAGAAC ATGTCGTCACGGCCATGTTTGTTGGGAATTTCATCGGCATTGTATTTGCTCGCTCTCTGCACTACCAGTTCTACTCATG GTACTTCTATTCGCTACCTTATCTACTATGGAGAACACCGTTTCCCACTTGGCTGCG
- the ALG3 gene encoding asparagine-linked glycosylation 3 (asparagine-linked glycosylation 3 (ALG3); CONTAINS InterPro DOMAIN/s: Glycosyltransferase, ALG3 (InterPro:IPR007873); Has 381 Blast hits to 338 proteins in 173 species: Archae - 2; Bacteria - 2; Metazoa - 149; Fungi - 152; Plants - 35; Viruses - 0; Other Eukaryotes - 41 (source: NCBI BLink).) → MAGASSPASLRASRSRRLGKETNRSDLFKKPAVPFAFALILADAILVALIIAYVPYTKIDWDAYMSQVSGFLGGERDYGNLKGDTGPLVYPAGFLYVYSAVQNLTGGEVYPAQILFGVLYIVNLGIVLIIYVKTDVVPWWALSLLCLSKRIHSIFVLRLFNDCFAMTLLHASMALFLYRKWHLGMLVFSGAVSVKMNVLLYAPTLLLLLLKAMNIIGVVSALAGAALVQILVGLPFLITYPVSYIANAFDLGRVFIHFWSVNFKFVPERVFVSKEFAVCLLIAHLFLLVAFANYKWCKHEGGIIGFMRSRHFFLTLPSSLSFSDVSASRIITKEHVVTAMFVGNFIGIVFARSLHYQFYSWYFYSLPYLLWRTPFPTWLRLIMFLGIELCWNVYPSTPSSSGLLLCLHLIILHRT, encoded by the exons atGGCGGGCGCCTCATCACCGGCGAGTTTGAGAGCTTCTCGTAGCCGTCGGCTGGGGAAGGAGACGAATCGATCCGATCTATTCAAAAAACCTGCAGTTCCATTCGCATTCGCGCTAATTCTTGCTGATGCAATCCTAGTCGCACTTATTATCGCCTATGTTCCAT ACACGAAGATCGATTGGGATGCTTACATGTCACAG GTTAGTGGGTTTCTCGGGGGAGAGAGAGACTATGGGAACTTGAAAGGCGATACAGGGCCATTGGTTTATCCAGCAGGTTTCCTCTATGTTTACTCTGCAGTGCAGAACTTAACTGGAGGGGAAGTCTACCCTGCTCAG ATTCTTTTTGGTGTTCTCTACATTGTCAATCTGGGGATCGTCTTGATCATCTACGTGAAGACTGATGTG GTGCCATGGTGGGCATTAAGTCTACTATGTTTATCCAAGAGGATACATTCAATCTTTGTTCTCCGTCTCTTTAATGATTGTTTTGCCATGACTCTCCTACATGCATCAAtggctctctttctctatcgtAAATGGCATCTAGGGATGCTTGTTTTCAG TGGAGCTGTTTCTGTAAAGATGAATGTACTTTTGTATGCTCCAACTTTGTTACTTCTGCTACTTAAG GCCATGAATATCATTGGAGTGGTGTCTGCTTTGGCTGGTGCAGCTCTTGTTCAG ATACTCGTGGGACTGCCGTTTCTGATAACATATCCGGTTTCATACATAGCAAACGCCTTTGATCTTGGACGTGTTTTCATTCATTTCTG GTCTGTTAACTTCAAATTTGTTCCAGAACGAGTTTTTGTGTCCAAAGAATTTGCAGTATGCTTGCTCATTGCTCACCTTTTTCTCCTTGTGGCGTTCGCAAATTATAAGTGGTGCAA GCATGAAGGCGGGATTATAGGCTTCATGCGTTCTAGGCATTTCTTCTTGACACTTCCGTCTTCACTCTCGTTCAGTGATGTATCAGCCTCACGGATTATTACGAAAGAAC ATGTCGTCACGGCCATGTTTGTTGGGAATTTCATCGGCATTGTATTTGCTCGCTCTCTGCACTACCAGTTCTACTCATG GTACTTCTATTCGCTACCTTATCTACTATGGAGAACACCGTTTCCCACTTGGCTGCG
- the TSPO gene encoding TSPO(outer membrane tryptophan-rich sensory protein)-like protein (TSPO(outer membrane tryptophan-rich sensory protein)-related (TSPO); CONTAINS InterPro DOMAIN/s: TspO/MBR-related protein (InterPro:IPR004307); Has 567 Blast hits to 567 proteins in 188 species: Archae - 24; Bacteria - 226; Metazoa - 151; Fungi - 6; Plants - 53; Viruses - 0; Other Eukaryotes - 107 (source: NCBI BLink).) produces MDSQDIRYRGGDDRDAATTAMAETERKSADDNKGKRDQKRAMAKRGLKSLTVAVAAPVLVTLFATYFLGTSDGYGNRAKSSSWIPPLWLLHTTCLASSGLMGLAAWLVWVDGGFHKKPNALYLYLAQFLLCLVWDPVTFRVGSGVAGLAVWLGQSAALFGCYKAFNEISPVAGNLVKPCLAWAAFVAAVNVKLAVA; encoded by the coding sequence ATGGATTCTCAGGACATCAGATACCGCGGCGGAGACGACAGAGACGCTGCAACGACGGCTATGGCCGAGACAGAGAGGAAAAGCGCTGACGACAACAAAGGAAAACGCGATCAAAAGAGGGCGATGGCGAAACGTGGTCTCAAGTCTCTGACGGTAGCGGTTGCGGCTCCTGTGCTCGTGACGCTCTTCGCTACGTATTTCCTCGGCACAAGCGACGGATACGGGAATCGAGCTAAGTCCTCGTCGTGGATCCCACCTCTGTGGCTCCTACACACAACGTGTCTCGCTTCTAGTGGTCTGATGGGTTTGGCTGCGTGGCTTGTATGGGTTGACGGTGGCTTCCACAAGAAGCCCAATGCTCTGTATCTTTACTTAGCTCagtttttgctctgtttggTTTGGGATCCGGTTACGTTCCGCGTCGGGTCGGGAGTAGCGGGGCTTGCGGTGTGGTTGGGTCAATCGGCTGCGTTATTCGGATGCTACAAGGCCTTTAATGAGATAAGTCCGGTCGCTGGTAATCTGGTAAAGCCGTGTTTGGCTTGGGCTGCCTTTGTAGCCGCTGTTAATGTAAAGCTTGCAGTCGCGTGA
- a CDS encoding Rubber elongation factor protein (REF) (Rubber elongation factor protein (REF); CONTAINS InterPro DOMAIN/s: Rubber elongation factor (InterPro:IPR008802); BEST Arabidopsis thaliana protein match is: Rubber elongation factor protein (REF) (TAIR:AT3G05500.1); Has 126 Blast hits to 126 proteins in 21 species: Archae - 0; Bacteria - 0; Metazoa - 0; Fungi - 0; Plants - 126; Viruses - 0; Other Eukaryotes - 0 (source: NCBI BLink).), with translation MAEDEIVVEEEQSQPQEITPVPPSSSSSPSLVVEDDDEMKLKHLEFIQVAAVYFAACFSTLYELAKDNAGPLKLGVENIEDCVRTVLAPLYEKFHDVPFKLLLFVDRKVDDVFFDVETYVPSLVKQASSQALTVATEVQRTGVVDTTKSIARSVRDKYEPAAEYYAATLWRLLNQLPLFPEVAHLVIPTAFYWSEKYNDAVRYVGDRDYFGAEYLPMIPIEKISDILEQDQCRAD, from the exons ATGGCTGAAGATGAAATAGTAGTCGAAGAAGAGCAATCACAGCCACAGGAGATTACTCCAGTTccaccatcttcttcgtcttcgccTTCGTTAGTGGTGGAAGACGACGATGAGATGAAGCTCAAGCACTTGGAATTCATTCAAGTCGCGGCGGTTTACTTCGCCGCCTGTTTCTCGACCCTCTACGAGTTGGCTAAAGACAACGCTGGTCCACTCAAACTCGGCGTCGAGAACATTGAAGATTGCGTTCGAACCGTGCTTGCTCCATTATACGAAAAATTCCACGACGTTCCTTTCAAGCTTCTCCTTTTCGTCGATCGTAAG GTGGACGATGTGTTCTTCGATGTTGAGACATATGTTCCGTCATTGGTGAAGCAAGCTTCTAGCCAAGCGCTCACGGTGGCCACGGAGGTGCAGCGCACCGGCGTTGTGGACACTACCAAGAGCATTGCAAGAAGCGTCCGGGACAAGTACGAGCCAGCGGCAGAGTATTACGCAGCGACGCTGTGGCGTTTACTGAATCAACTGCCGTTGTTCCCTGAAGTTGCGCATTTAGTGATCCCCACGGCGTTTTACTGGTCAGAGAAGTACAACGATGCGGTTCGTTACGTTGGCGACAGAGACTACTTTGGGGCAGAGTATCTACCCATGATTCCTATTGAGAAGATCTCTGATATTTTGGAACAAGATCAGTGTCGAGCTGATTGA